A genomic segment from Nitratiruptor sp. YY08-10 encodes:
- a CDS encoding Sua5/YciO/YrdC/YwlC family protein: MSNILDPKKIYLAQTDTTVGFLSQDSSKLANIKNRPPSKPFLIAVSSFSVLKHFVRVPKKHKKRVRRSKRSTFIYPNGKALRVIKSTEHYRFLKKFGWFYSTSANESGKRFERHWAVQKADIVVEDRRGLYESKPSQIFRLSQSKLKKVR, encoded by the coding sequence ATGAGTAATATTTTAGATCCAAAAAAGATTTACTTGGCTCAAACCGACACGACAGTCGGATTTTTGAGTCAAGATAGCTCAAAACTGGCAAATATCAAAAATCGACCTCCATCAAAACCCTTCTTGATAGCCGTTTCCTCTTTTTCAGTGTTGAAGCATTTTGTCAGAGTTCCTAAAAAGCATAAAAAGAGAGTGAGAAGATCGAAAAGAAGTACTTTTATCTATCCAAATGGCAAAGCGTTGCGGGTTATCAAGAGTACGGAACACTATAGATTTTTAAAGAAGTTTGGCTGGTTTTACTCGACAAGCGCCAATGAAAGCGGTAAAAGATTTGAGCGACACTGGGCTGTTCAAAAAGCAGATATTGTGGTAGAGGATAGACGAGGTCTTTATGAAAGTAAGCCTTCACAAATCTTTCGACTATCACAAAGTAAACTCAAAAAGGTTCGTTAA